GATTGTCGCCTTCGCCTCTTAATTCTCTTTCCAGTTTTTCAACATCATCAAGAGCGGTATCCAGGTAAAAGTTCAGTTGTGGAATGATACGTACCTGTTTTGCCATCTTTTGGCCAATGAAATTTCTGTATTGAGGTTTGTTTTCTTCAATCTCCTTCATGACAGCGGTACGGAATTCCTGCGGGAAAATGCTTAAATAAATCTTAGCAATTCCTAAGTCGGCAGTTACTTTTACATCTGAAACAGATACCAATATGCTCTGTTTGCTTTCTGAAGCCTGTTTGCGGAAAAGCTCTGCGAAGTCTTCCTGAATGATCTGTGCTACTTTTCTTTGTCTGTTACTTTCCATAATTTCTGCAAATTTAGTACTTTTGTTTGAATTGATACTTTGAAATTCAACTGCAGTATCAAATTTACGATTTAATTATATTTATTAATAGTTATGAAGCTAGAACATATTGGTATTGCTGTAAAGTCTTTAGGCATTTCTGATGAACTTTTTACGAAACTCTTAGGAAAAGAATCCTACAAAAAAGAAACTGTAGAGAGAGAAGGTGTGGTGACTTCTTTTTATGAAACCGGGGAGAGCAAAATCGAATTGCTGGAAGCCAGCAATCCTGAAAGTCCGATCTCAAAATTCATCGATAAAAAGGGGGAAGGCATCCATCATCTGGCATTTGGGGTTGAAAATATACTGGAAGAAGTAAAAAGATTGAAAAAAGAAGGGTTTCAGTTTATCTCCGAAGAACCGAAAGAAGGTGCTGATAACAAATTAGTTGTATTCCTTCATCCAAAGTCTACCAACGGAGTACTGGTAGAACTTTGCCAAGAAAAGCAATAAAAAATTTTGTAGTGAAAGAAATTTTACTATTTTTGCAAACACAAAATTTAACCAAATTTTGAGGTCCTATAGCTCAGTTGGTTAGAGCACCTGACTCATAATCAGGTGGTCCCTGGTTCGAGCCCAGGTGGGACCACAATAAAATCAAGCACTTACAGAAATGTGAGTGCTTTTTTTATTTTCCAAGTTTGAAATTTGTAGAACAATTGGGGTAAACAGGGCAATCTTTAATGATTAATTAAGGTAAAATCTTATTGGAAAAGAGAAGTAAATCATTGATAGTGTGTGTGATTGTAACTTTCTGATAAACAGATGGTAATTGTGTTTTCTGAATTTATAGTTTCCGACATAATAAGACAAAAAAACAGGACAATACTGCCCTGCCTATACTTTTAATTAAATACTTTATTCTCTTTCAATAGGATTATTGTTAAGCTTATAAGATTCTTTTATTTCTTTTCCTTGTTTCTCAATAAAGTCTTTTACCTTCATGTCTGTTCCAGGCATTGTCATACCTAATAATTGAGGGGTTAGCTCATTTCTCATGGCAGCTAAAGGGTCTTGTTTGTAATTTTCGAATGTTTTTGTGAATCTTCCTTTTTCTACGATCTTCACATTACCACTGGTAAATTTTTTAACCAGTGAATCTTCACTGTTATCCTTAGCTTTTCTATTTCCTTTTAAGGTAAATGAATAATGTTGTTGATCGTCTTCTATTTTTACAATTAATCCGGGTAAACCATTAAATTTATAGGGGCCGTCATTAAAGGGAAGATCCTGACAAAACCAGGCAATCCATTTTCTTCCGCCAAAATTTAATGTTGCTTTTTGAGCATTATATTCGCCGATTTTTTGTGTTTCTTTCTGAATTTTCCAATCAAAATTTAATTTTTCCTGATAGCCAAATGTAATAGGAGTCAATCCGTTCATAATATCTTCAGTATATTGAACTTCCATATCAGGCTGT
This region of Chryseobacterium culicis genomic DNA includes:
- the rbfA gene encoding 30S ribosome-binding factor RbfA → MESNRQRKVAQIIQEDFAELFRKQASESKQSILVSVSDVKVTADLGIAKIYLSIFPQEFRTAVMKEIEENKPQYRNFIGQKMAKQVRIIPQLNFYLDTALDDVEKLERELRGEGDNPVL
- the mce gene encoding methylmalonyl-CoA epimerase; its protein translation is MKLEHIGIAVKSLGISDELFTKLLGKESYKKETVEREGVVTSFYETGESKIELLEASNPESPISKFIDKKGEGIHHLAFGVENILEEVKRLKKEGFQFISEEPKEGADNKLVVFLHPKSTNGVLVELCQEKQ
- a CDS encoding GLPGLI family protein, producing MKYLLIIPLLFLITIKTKAQEINRFFYEVQYKPKKDSLRNETAMMVLDIKKDQSIFKDYQLIVSDSISNEVFKKMQKTGIYENQTALPNVRFTYSVTKKQPDMEVQYTEDIMNGLTPITFGYQEKLNFDWKIQKETQKIGEYNAQKATLNFGGRKWIAWFCQDLPFNDGPYKFNGLPGLIVKIEDDQQHYSFTLKGNRKAKDNSEDSLVKKFTSGNVKIVEKGRFTKTFENYKQDPLAAMRNELTPQLLGMTMPGTDMKVKDFIEKQGKEIKESYKLNNNPIERE